One window of Nicotiana tomentosiformis chromosome 11, ASM39032v3, whole genome shotgun sequence genomic DNA carries:
- the LOC104109297 gene encoding heptahelical transmembrane protein 2 isoform X1, giving the protein MKRRGGKKISKLSNGERVDSGDRINNVTKNGQKLDRRKLVKYEALPEYLQDNEFIRDYYRCEWPLKDIALSVFSWHNETLNIWTHLGGFVIFVTLTAMSLTEKTTVESLFSGIFRPAGDGQLITMKKNGSSDSFPVSFPIFFKDSYAKHISESILDVSGDGYEVAIWPWFVFLGGAMSCLICSTLSHLFACHSLRFSLFFWRLDYAGISIMIVCSFFCPIYYIFCSQPYWCLFYLSTITIFGILAIITLLSPALFSGRFRSFRATLFLAMGFSGLIPATHALFLHFNHPQVLVALGYEIVMGLLYATGAVFYMTRFPERFKPGAFDLVGHSHQIFHVFVVAAALAHCVASLLIMDWRRGWPPYNAGMQ; this is encoded by the exons ATGAAACGGAGAGGAGGAAAGAAGATCTCGAAACTCAGCAATGGCGAACGAGTTGACTCAGGAGATCGAATCAATAACGTAACAAAAAATGGTCAAAAATTGGATCGAAGAAAATTGGTGAAATACGAGGCATTACCTGAATATCTTCAAGATAATGAATTTATCAGAGATTATTATCGTTGCGAATGGCCTCTTAAGGATATTGCTCTCAGCGTCTTCTCTTGGCACAATGAAACTCTCAATATTTGGAc GCATTTGGGAGGTTTTGTGATATTTGTAACGTTAACGGCGATGAGCTTAACGGAGAAGACGACGGTGGAAAGTTTGTTTTCCGGCATTTTCAG ACCGGCGGGTGACGGACAGTTGATAACAATGAAGAAAAATGGATCCTCTGATTCTTTTCCGGTGAGTTTTCCGATCTTCTTTAAG GATTCTTATGCCAAGCATATCTCAGAATCAATTTTAGACGTAAGTGGAGATGGTTATGAAGTTGCCATATGGCCTTGGTTTGTTTTCTTAGGAGGGGCAATGAGTTGTTTAATCTGCAGCACTCTCTCCCACTTATTTGCTTGTCACTCACTTAGATTTAGCCTCTTCTTCTGGCGTCTAGATTATGCAGGCATTTCTATTATGATAGTCTGCTCTTTCTTTTGCCCCATTTACTATATATTCTGCTCTCAACCATATTGGTGTCTCTTTTACCTATCTACCATTACTATATTTGGCATACTTGCCATTATCACCCTTCTTTCCCCGGCTCTTTTCTCCGGTCGTTTCAGATCATTTAGGGCTACTCTCTTTCTTGCTATGGGTTTCTCAGGATTGATTCCAGCTACACATGCCCTTTTCCTCCATTTTAATCATCCACAAGTACTTGTAGCTCTAGGATATGAGATAGTCATGGGACTTTTATATGCTACTGGAGCAGTATTTTACATGACAAGGTTTCCAGAAAGATTCAAACCTGGTGCATTTGACCTAGTAGGACACAGCCATCAAATCTTCCATGTATTCGTCGTTGCAGCAGCTTTAGCACATTGTGTAGCTTCCCTTCTTATTATGGATTGGCGTCGAGGATGGCCACCCTACAATGCAGGTATGCAGTGA
- the LOC104109297 gene encoding heptahelical transmembrane protein 2 isoform X2: MKRRGGKKISKLSNGERVDSGDRINNVTKNGQKLDRRKLVKYEALPEYLQDNEFIRDYYRCEWPLKDIALSVFSWHNETLNIWTHLGGFVIFVTLTAMSLTEKTTVESLFSGIFRPAGDGQLITMKKNGSSDSFPDSYAKHISESILDVSGDGYEVAIWPWFVFLGGAMSCLICSTLSHLFACHSLRFSLFFWRLDYAGISIMIVCSFFCPIYYIFCSQPYWCLFYLSTITIFGILAIITLLSPALFSGRFRSFRATLFLAMGFSGLIPATHALFLHFNHPQVLVALGYEIVMGLLYATGAVFYMTRFPERFKPGAFDLVGHSHQIFHVFVVAAALAHCVASLLIMDWRRGWPPYNAGMQ, translated from the exons ATGAAACGGAGAGGAGGAAAGAAGATCTCGAAACTCAGCAATGGCGAACGAGTTGACTCAGGAGATCGAATCAATAACGTAACAAAAAATGGTCAAAAATTGGATCGAAGAAAATTGGTGAAATACGAGGCATTACCTGAATATCTTCAAGATAATGAATTTATCAGAGATTATTATCGTTGCGAATGGCCTCTTAAGGATATTGCTCTCAGCGTCTTCTCTTGGCACAATGAAACTCTCAATATTTGGAc GCATTTGGGAGGTTTTGTGATATTTGTAACGTTAACGGCGATGAGCTTAACGGAGAAGACGACGGTGGAAAGTTTGTTTTCCGGCATTTTCAG ACCGGCGGGTGACGGACAGTTGATAACAATGAAGAAAAATGGATCCTCTGATTCTTTTCCG GATTCTTATGCCAAGCATATCTCAGAATCAATTTTAGACGTAAGTGGAGATGGTTATGAAGTTGCCATATGGCCTTGGTTTGTTTTCTTAGGAGGGGCAATGAGTTGTTTAATCTGCAGCACTCTCTCCCACTTATTTGCTTGTCACTCACTTAGATTTAGCCTCTTCTTCTGGCGTCTAGATTATGCAGGCATTTCTATTATGATAGTCTGCTCTTTCTTTTGCCCCATTTACTATATATTCTGCTCTCAACCATATTGGTGTCTCTTTTACCTATCTACCATTACTATATTTGGCATACTTGCCATTATCACCCTTCTTTCCCCGGCTCTTTTCTCCGGTCGTTTCAGATCATTTAGGGCTACTCTCTTTCTTGCTATGGGTTTCTCAGGATTGATTCCAGCTACACATGCCCTTTTCCTCCATTTTAATCATCCACAAGTACTTGTAGCTCTAGGATATGAGATAGTCATGGGACTTTTATATGCTACTGGAGCAGTATTTTACATGACAAGGTTTCCAGAAAGATTCAAACCTGGTGCATTTGACCTAGTAGGACACAGCCATCAAATCTTCCATGTATTCGTCGTTGCAGCAGCTTTAGCACATTGTGTAGCTTCCCTTCTTATTATGGATTGGCGTCGAGGATGGCCACCCTACAATGCAGGTATGCAGTGA